The Gracilinanus agilis isolate LMUSP501 unplaced genomic scaffold, AgileGrace unplaced_scaffold42529, whole genome shotgun sequence region TCCCTCGcctgtccgcagccctcggccccctcCCTCAGctccctccctcgcgtgtccgcagcggGTCTGCAGCAGCCCGCGGCCTGGCACTCGGCGGCCATGGAGGACTTCACGGCCTTCCAGCGGAAGTGGTTTGAGGTGGCCTTCGTGGCGGAGGAGCTGCTGCACTCGGAGATCCCGGCCTTCCTGCTGCCTTGGCTGCCCAGCCGCCCCGCGTCCTACGCCAGCCGCCACAGCTCCTTCAGTCGCAGCTTCGGCGGGAGGAGCCAGGCGGCCGCACTGCTAGGTACTGGCGGGCGGGGGCCGGGGGGGAGGCTCAGCCCCAGACTCGAGGCGGAATGGAAGGTGGTGAGCTCCCCGTGACCACCAAGGCCGGGGTCAG contains the following coding sequences:
- the LOC123255288 gene encoding GATOR complex protein DEPDC5-like produces the protein GLQQPAAWHSAAMEDFTAFQRKWFEVAFVAEELLHSEIPAFLLPWLPSRPASYASRHSSFSRSFGGRSQAAALLAATVPEQRTVTLDVDVNNRTDRLEWCSCYYHGNFSLNAAFEIKLHWMAVTAAVLSEM